In the Nocardia asteroides genome, CCGTTCGGGGTGACCGGGGACGGTGGCGGGCGCGGGCCCGCGGCTCATGCGTCGAGCAGCTCGGCGATTCCCGCCAGGGTGCGGTCCTCGGCCGCGCGGTCGCGGGCGATCTGCAGGGCGCGGTACTCGATCTCGAACTCGTCGGGCTCCGGCTCGGGGCGGCGCTGGGTGCCGCGCCGCTGCCGCGCGATCAGCGGGCGCGGCTCGTCGTCCTCCCGGACGAGGTCGGCGGCGTCGTACTCCGCGCCGGTCTCGGCCTCGGTCGCGCTCCGGGCGTCGGCGGTCTCGTCGCGAACGTCGGCGGTCTCGTCCTGCGCGCGAACGTCGGTGGTCTCGTCGTGCGCGGCGGCGTCGCCCGGCTCGCGGCCGGTGCCGTCCGCGCGGTCACGGTCCGGGCCGGGCTCGAACCCGGCCTCCGGCTCGAACTCCGCGGCGGGGAAGCCGGCGGGGACGATCACCGTGCGCCTGCGGCGGCCGGTCGGGATGGTGCGCGGCGCGGGCAACCCGGCGCCGAGCACGACCCGGCGCTCGCCCGGCGTCGGGCCTGGCCTGCGGCTGCCCCGCGGTGCGGGCGGGCAGCTGCCGACGACGATCACTCGGTCCTGCGGGGCGACGAAGGCTCTCATAGGGCTCTCCTGGTGGCGGCCAGCGCCATCGCGCGCAACTGCGCTTTCGCGACGGGCTCGGCCGAGCTGGATTCGAGCGCGGCCAGGCCGCGCTCGGTGAGGTCGGTGATGCGGGTCTCCACGTCGTCGACCGCACCCAGGTCGACGAGCAGCTCCCGCAGTTGCGCCACCTCGCCGGCACCGAGGTCGGTGCCGATCCGGGAGCGCAGCAGTCGGGCGGCGGCCGGGTCGGTGGCGTCGGCGCGGCGCAGCGCCTCGGCCAGCAACACGGTGCGCTTGCCCTCGCGCAGATCGTCACCGGACGGCTTGCCGGTGACCTCGGGGTCGCCGAACACCCCGAGCAGGTCGTCGCGCAGCTGGAAGGCGACGCCGATGTCCTTGCCGAACGTCCGGTACGCCGCGACCAGCTCGGGGCCGGCGTCGGCCAGCGCCGCACCGAGGTGCAGCGGACGTTCGATGGTGTAGGCCGCGGTCTTGAACTCGCAGATGCGCAGCGCCGCCGCGACCGATTCGTCGCCGCCCGCCTCGCCCTGGATGTCAAGCAGTTGCCCGCCGAGCACCTCGGTGCGCATGCGCGCCCACACCGTGGCGAACCTGGCCAGCGCGGCCGGGTCGAGCCCGGCCCCGTTCACCATGTCGTCGGCCCAGGCCAGCGCGAGATCGCCGACCAGGATCGCCACCGAGACGCCGAAGTGTGCCGCGTCCCCGGTGAGCGCCCGCTCCCGGTGCCGCTGCTCGAAATCGACGTGCACGGTGGGGAACCGGCGCCTGGTCCGCGACGAATCGATGATGTCGTCGTGGATCAGCGCGCAGGCCTGCACCAGCTCCAGCGCCGAGCAGGCACGGAGCACCCGGGCGGCGTCGGGGCCGTCCGGGTCGCCACCGGCACCGAGCCAGCCGGTCCAGGCGAACGAGGGCCGGGTCCGCTTGCCGCCGCGCAGCACGAACTCGCGCAGCACGTCGGCGGATTCCACGAAGGGCGGGCCGAGCGGCTCGACCAGTGCCACCCTGGTCTCGAAGAACTCGGCCAGCGCGCCCTCGACGGCGGTGACGAAGGCGCGAAGTGCCCGCCGTGGATCGGGCGCCGCGAGGGTGGCCGTCGCCGCGGCGGTGCGCCCGGTGGCGGCGGGCGACGGGGTGCCTGGTCCGGCGGACAGGGGAACCTCCCGGAATCGGTTCTCGGGGCCGGTGCGGGCACGACGACGTGCCCGCACAGGAGATGCTCGGGGCATGACAGCACGGCTCAATCGATGCACAGCCGTCTGCCGTAGGATACGCGCTCCCGTTCGCGCGCCGCACACCGCGGTGGCCGGGCGCCCCGGCGGGCGCGGCGCGGGCTCTACACTGGGCCGGTGACTGTGGACGATCTGGGGGGACGGCGCGCTTCGGGCACGCCGTCGGTGGTGCGGAGCCTGCGGACGCACGGGCAGCGGCTCGTCCCGTTCTCGGTGGAGTTCAACCCGCCGCGGGACGCGGCGGCCGAGGCGCGGCTGTGGCGCACGGTGCGCGAGTTCGAGCGGATGCACCCGGCCTTCGTCTCCATGACCTACGGGGCCGGCGGCACCACGCGGGATCGCACGGTCCGGGTCACCGGGCAGCTCGCGGGGGAGACCACGCTGCTTCCGGTGGCGCACCTGACCGCGGTCTCGCACAGCGTCGCCGAGCTGCGCGCACTGATCGGGTCGTACGCGGACGCCGGGATCTGCAATGTGCTCGTGCTGCGCGGCGATCCGCCCGGTGACCCGCTCGGTGACTGGGTGCGGCACCCGGACGGCGTCGAGTACGCCGAGGAGCTGGTGCGGATCGTGCGCGACCTCGGTGATTTCCACGTCGGGGTGGCGTCGTTCCCGGAGGGGCACCACCGGTCGCCGGATCTGGTCCACGACACCAGGCACCTGGCCGCCAAGCTGCGGGCCGGGGCCGAGTACTCGATCACCCAGATGTTCTTCGACGTCGAGCACTACCTGCGGCTGCGCGACCGGCTGGTGGCGCTCGACCCCGAGCAGGGGGCGAAGCCGATCATCCCCGAGCTCATGCCGATCACCTCGCTGCGCACCGTGCGCCGGGCCGAGGAGCTGTGCGGGCGGCCGCTGCCCGCCGCCGTCGTCGACCGGTTGACCGCCGCGGCCGGGGACGGCCCGGAGGAGGATCGGGCCGCCGTCCGGGCCGCCGGGATCGAGATCGCCACCGAGATGGCGCAGCGGCTGATCGACGAGGGCGCGCCCTGCCTGCACTTCATCACGCTGAACTTCGCCAAGGCGACGACCGAGGTGCTGACGAACCTCGGGTACGGCGTGACGGCCGCGCCGGTCCCGGCGTAGCGAATCATCCGGCTGCCGCCGGGCAGGTGACGCGCCGCTCGGGCCGGACCCGGACTCCCGCGGCTGCCGCCGCCGAGCGGCGTGCGCGCCCGGCTCCGGGGAGCAGGGTCAGGCCGCGCCGGAGTGCCGGGTACCGATCTGCTCGCCGCGGGCGGCCCAGGCTTCGGCCAGGAGGCGGTGGGATTCCAGGCGGTGCCGGTGGTCGAAGGCGATCGTGGTGGCGAGGACCTCGTCGGCGTCGCTGACGCGGCGCAGGGCGGCGAGGCGGGCGGCGACGTCGTCGGGGGTGCCGACGAAGCGGGTGGCGAGCCGGTCCTCGACCAGCCGCTCCTGCTCCTCGGTGAGCTCGGGCACCGAATCCGGGGCGAGGTAGTCGGCGGCGCCCGCGCCGGTGCGGATGCTGTGCACCCAGTGCCCGTACCCGCGGGCGCGGTACTCCGCCGTCTCCGCGTCCGGCGCGACCAGCACGTCGGCGGAGATCACCGCGTACGGCTCGGCCAGCACCGCCGACGGCCGGAAGGCGGCGCGGTAGGCGGCGATGGCGTCCAGCGCGGTGCCCGGCGCGACGTGGTAGGCCGCCGCGAAGGGCAGCCCGAGCCGCCCGGCCAGCTCCGCGCTCTCCCCGGCCGAGCTGCCGAAGATCCACAGCTGCACCCGCGCGCCCTCGCCGGGCACCGCGTGCAGCTCGACCCCGTCGCCGGTGACGAAGCTGCCCTCCAACAGCCCGCGGAGCTGTTCGACCTGCTCCGGGAAGTCGAGCGGCTGCGCGCCGGGCAGCTGCAGCGCCTGCAGCGCGGCGACGAAGCGCGAGCGGTCGGTGATCCGCCCCGGGTCGAACGGCGGCGGCACCACGATGCCGTCGCGCACCTCGGTGCCGCGCGGCACCGGCGGCTTGGACGGCTTGGACGGCTTGCCCGCCTCCGAACCGAACTGCGCCTTCCGGTGCCCGGAGCGCCCGATGCCGAGGTCGAGCCGGTCCGGGTACAGCGCGTCGATGGTGCCGAACGCCTCCACCACCGAGGCCGAGGTGTGGTGCCCGACCTGCACCGCGCCGGTGCCGACCCGGATCCGCTCGGTGGCAGCGGCGACCAGCCCGAGCAGCGTCACCGACGACGAGCTCGCCACCCGCACGAAGTGGTGCTCGGCCAGCCAGTACCGGTGGTACCCCCACCGCTCGGCCTGGCGCGCGAGGTCGATGGTGTCGCGCAGCGCCTGCGCCGCGGTGCTCCCCGCGCTGATCGGCGCGAGATCGAGGATGGAGAGCGGGACGCTCGTGCTGTGCCTGTTCGGCACGATCGAGGGCCCTCCGTGGTCACGCTCCGCTGCCGCCTCCGGGCCCGACCCGCTCATGCCGGGAGCTCCGTCCGCGGATCCTGCTCGCCCGCTTCGATCGCCACCCGCAGCCGGTTCCGCTCCGGGGCGACCGGGCAGGTCGCGTAGGCGGTGAAGGCGCAGGGCAGGTTGGTGGCCCGGTTGAAGTCGAGCAGCACCGAGCCGTCCGCGGCCGGGGCCGCGATGCTGAGCGCCCGTGCGCCGGGGTAGCTGGTGATGCCGCTGGTGGCGTCGGTGAAGAGCACCCGCAGATCGTCACCGGCGCCGAAGGCGACCAGCTGCTCGGTGACCCCGTTCAGCTCGAACTCGACGGTGCCGACGGCGGTGTGGTTGTGCTCCAGCCCGGCGACCACCGCGCCGGTGGTGACCGTCTCCGGCTCGGC is a window encoding:
- a CDS encoding polyprenyl synthetase family protein codes for the protein MRARRRARTGPENRFREVPLSAGPGTPSPAATGRTAAATATLAAPDPRRALRAFVTAVEGALAEFFETRVALVEPLGPPFVESADVLREFVLRGGKRTRPSFAWTGWLGAGGDPDGPDAARVLRACSALELVQACALIHDDIIDSSRTRRRFPTVHVDFEQRHRERALTGDAAHFGVSVAILVGDLALAWADDMVNGAGLDPAALARFATVWARMRTEVLGGQLLDIQGEAGGDESVAAALRICEFKTAAYTIERPLHLGAALADAGPELVAAYRTFGKDIGVAFQLRDDLLGVFGDPEVTGKPSGDDLREGKRTVLLAEALRRADATDPAAARLLRSRIGTDLGAGEVAQLRELLVDLGAVDDVETRITDLTERGLAALESSSAEPVAKAQLRAMALAATRRAL
- a CDS encoding methylenetetrahydrofolate reductase, with protein sequence MTVDDLGGRRASGTPSVVRSLRTHGQRLVPFSVEFNPPRDAAAEARLWRTVREFERMHPAFVSMTYGAGGTTRDRTVRVTGQLAGETTLLPVAHLTAVSHSVAELRALIGSYADAGICNVLVLRGDPPGDPLGDWVRHPDGVEYAEELVRIVRDLGDFHVGVASFPEGHHRSPDLVHDTRHLAAKLRAGAEYSITQMFFDVEHYLRLRDRLVALDPEQGAKPIIPELMPITSLRTVRRAEELCGRPLPAAVVDRLTAAAGDGPEEDRAAVRAAGIEIATEMAQRLIDEGAPCLHFITLNFAKATTEVLTNLGYGVTAAPVPA
- a CDS encoding LLM class flavin-dependent oxidoreductase, which encodes MPNRHSTSVPLSILDLAPISAGSTAAQALRDTIDLARQAERWGYHRYWLAEHHFVRVASSSSVTLLGLVAAATERIRVGTGAVQVGHHTSASVVEAFGTIDALYPDRLDLGIGRSGHRKAQFGSEAGKPSKPSKPPVPRGTEVRDGIVVPPPFDPGRITDRSRFVAALQALQLPGAQPLDFPEQVEQLRGLLEGSFVTGDGVELHAVPGEGARVQLWIFGSSAGESAELAGRLGLPFAAAYHVAPGTALDAIAAYRAAFRPSAVLAEPYAVISADVLVAPDAETAEYRARGYGHWVHSIRTGAGAADYLAPDSVPELTEEQERLVEDRLATRFVGTPDDVAARLAALRRVSDADEVLATTIAFDHRHRLESHRLLAEAWAARGEQIGTRHSGAA